The Euwallacea similis isolate ESF13 chromosome 35, ESF131.1, whole genome shotgun sequence genome has a segment encoding these proteins:
- the LOC136418554 gene encoding NAD(P) transhydrogenase, mitochondrial-like, with product MARGILRICLTRNQLQEFRLKSTLLQNVTKRHFSKSQLRCKEALKDTEINGIPYDKLTVGVPKEIWRNEKRVAVTPTVTQTLVKKGFNVVVEESAGALAKFRNEDYEKAGAKLVDNKSIFDSDIILKVRQPLDAEVPKFKQDSTLVSFLYPAQNKQLVEKLGERKINAFAMDCIPRISRAQVFDALSSMANIAGYRAVVEAANHFPRFLSGQITAAGKVPPAKVLVIGGGVAGLAAIGQAKSMGAIVRAFDTRSVVKEQVESLGAEYLTVSIQEEGGDTGGYSKQMSKEFIDAEHTLFAKQCKDVDIIISTALIPGQKAPLLILKEHIESMKPGSVVVDLAAEAGGNIETTKPGEIYSYNDVTHIGLTDLPSLLPTQSSTLYANNISKFLLSMGEKNHFNINLNDEVVRGSIILDKGKLMWPPPKPTGPPTPVVSKKAEVAPAKEIEKAITPFKKNLNNALTTTAGIGSIVGLGALSPNPEFTSMLTVLGLSGIVGYHTVWGVTPALHSPLMSVTNAISGITAVGGLLLMNGGYFPTNSVETLAASAAFISFINVFGGFLVTKRMLDMFRRVGDPPDYNALYGIPAAAFLGGYGYAAMSGLAEVHQAAYLAASLCCVGALAGLSSQSTSRLGNNLGILGVTGGIAATLGQIAPSTEVLTQMAAVALGGGAIGSIIAKKIQITDLPQLVAAFHSLVGMAAVLTCVATFIHDFPTFATDPAANVVKTALFLGTYIGGITFSGSLVAYGKLQGILKSNPLLLPGRHALNSALLLSNIAAGGYLFYDPTMVGGLGALGTTAALSTVMGVTLTSAIGGADMPVVITVLNSYSGWALCAEGFMLNNNLMTIVGALIGSSGAILSYIMCKAMNRSLPNVILGGYGTSSTGTGKPMEITGTHTEINVDGAVEQITNAKNIIIVPGYGLCVAKAQYPIAEMVDMLKKMGKNVRFAIHPVAGRMPGQLNVLLAEAGVPYDDVLEMDEINEDFDRTDLVLVIGANDTVNSAAVDDPNSPIAGMPVLNVWKADHVIVMKRSLGVGYAAVDNPVFFKPNTSMLLGDAKKTCDALLHKISQEN from the exons ATGGCCAGAGGAATACTTCGCATATGCTTAACTAGGAACCAGCTGCAAGAATTCAGACTCAAGTCAACATTGCTTCAAAATGTAACCAAAAGACACTTCTCCAAAAGCCAGCTGCGCTGCAAGGAAGCCCTTAAGGACACTGAAATTAACGGGATCCCGTATGACAAACTCACTGTAGGCGTCCCGAAAGAAATATGGCGAAATGAGAAAAG AGTGGCGGTCACTCCCACAGTTACGCAAACCCTAGTGAAGAAGGGCTTTAATGTTGTCGTGGAAGAAAGCGCGGGTGCTTTAGCTAAGTTCAGAAATGAGGACTACGAAAAAGCTGGGGCCAAGCTGGTGGATAACAAATCGATATTTGATTCTG ACATCATTCTGAAAGTGCGGCAGCCTTTGGACGCTGAGGTTCCCAAGTTCAAACAAGACTCAACTCTCGTATCGTTCCTATATCCCgctcaaaataaacaattagtTGAAAAACTAGGAGAAAGGAAAATCAATGCTTTTG CAATGGATTGCATTCCAAGAATAAGCAGGGCCCAAGTCTTCGATGCTCTGAGCTCAATGGCCAACATTGCAGGTTATAGGGCAGTAGTGGAGGCTGCCAACCACTTTCCTAGATTTTTATCAG GGCAAATTACTGCAGCTGGAAAAGTTCCCCCAGCAAAAGTTCTAGTAATAGGAGGTGGAGTGGCTGGTTTGGCGGCAATTGGTCAGGCCAAATCCATGGGAGCCATAGTCAGGGCTTTCGATACCAGATCCGTGGTTAAAGAACAAGTTGAATCCCTTGGGGCTGAATATCTGACTGTTTCAATCCAG GAAGAAGGAGGAGATACTGGAGGATACAGCAAACAAATGTCCAAGGAATTTATTGATGCTGAGCATACTCTTTTTGCGAAACAATGCAAAGATGTAGATATAATCATTTCAACTGCCTTGATTCCAGGACAAAAAGCTcctttgcttattttaaag GAGCACATTGAGAGTATGAAACCTGGAAGTGTGGTGGTGGATTTGGCGGCCGAAGCCGGTGGCAACATTGAAACCACGAAGCCTGGTGAAATATATTCGTATAATGATGTTACACACATTGGACTTACGGATTTGCCAAGTTTATTGCCGACTCAAAGTTCTACTTTGTATGCGAataatatttccaaatttttattatccatGG gtgagaaaaaccattttaatattaacttgaACGATGAAGTCGTGAGAGGTAGCATAATATTAGACAAAGGGAAGTTGATGTGGCCCCCTCCGAAACCAACAGGGCCTCCTACTCCGGTTGTGTCGAAGAAGGCGGAAGTTGCCCCAGCcaaagaaattgaaaaggCAATTACTCCCTTTAAGAAGAATCTGAATAACGCCTTGACCACCACAGCAG GAATTGGTAGCATAGTCGGCCTGGGAGCCCTCTCCCCTAATCCAGAATTCACATCAATGTTGACCGTACTTGGTTTATCTGGCATCGTGGGTTATCACACAGTATGGGGGGTAACCCCGGCACTCCACTCTCCCCTTATGTCAGTAACTAACGCTATATCTGGCATCACAGCGGTAGGAGGATTACTTTTGATGAACGGGGGCTATTTTCCTACTAATTCTGTTGag ACACTGGCTGCTAGCGCTGCCTTTATATCATTCATCAACGTTTTCGGAGGTTTCCTAGTTACCAAAAGAATGTTAGACATGTTTAGAAG GGTTGGGGACCCACCAGATTATAACGCCTTATACGGCATACCGGCGGCAGCCTTCCTGGGAGGGTATGGTTATGCTGCAATGTCCGGTTTAGCTGAAGTCCACCAAGCTGCATATTTAGCCGCCTCTTTGTGCTGCGTAGGAGCTTTAGCTGGATTAAGCAGTCAATCTACATCCAGATTAGGAAATAACCTCGGCATT CTTGGAGTGACTGGAGGAATTGCTGCTACTCTAGGGCAGATAGCTCCTAGTACTGAGGTCTTGACCCAGATGGCTGCTGTGGCCTTGGGTGGGGGTGCTATAGGGTCGATAATTGccaagaaaattcaaattactgATTTGCCGCAGTTAGTTGCAGCCTTCCATAG CCTGGTAGGAATGGCTGCAGTGCTGACATGCGTTGCCACATTTATCCACGATTTTCCAACATTCGCTACAGACCCTGCTGCCAATGTAGTCAAAACCGCTCTGTTTTTGGGGACTTACATCGGAGGAATCACATTCAG CGGTTCCCTTGTAGCGTACGGCAAACTTCAAGGAATTCTCAAATCAAATCCACTGTTACTACCAGGCCGACATGCCTTAAATTCCGCTCTCCTATTGAGCAATATTGCAGCTGGTGGATATCTCTTTTACGACCCTACAATGGTCGGAGGCTTAGGCGCATTGGGAACCACGGCTGCTTTAAGTACAGTTATGGGAGTCACATTGACTTCCGCTATTGGAG GTGCGGACATGCCTGTAGTCATAACTGTCCTCAACAGTTACTCAGGGTGGGCCCTTTGTGCCGAAGGTTTCATGCTAAATAACAACCTGATGACTATCGTGGGAGCTCTAATAGGATCCTCAGGTGCTATCTTGTCATACATAATGTGCAAG GCAATGAACCGTTCCTTACCAAATGTAATCCTCGGTGGTTACGGAACTTCAAGTACAGGCACCGGTAAGCCAATGGAAATAACTGGGACCCACACAGAGATCAACGTGGATGGCGCAGTGGAACAAATTACAAACGCCAAGAATATAATCATCGTACCTGGTTATGGACTATGTGTAGCCAAAGCCCAATATCCCATTGCAGAAATGGTCGATATGTTGAAAAAGATGGGCAAAAACGTGCGATTTGCTATTCATCCTGTAGCAG GTCGAATGCCTGGACAACTTAACGTACTGCTGGCAGAAGCTGGTGTTCCGTATGACGACGTGCTGGAAATGGATGAAATCAACGAAGATTTTGATCGTACCGATTTGGTGCTCGTAATTGGGGCAAATGACACTGTTAACAGTGCCGCAGTGGACGATCCCAACTCTCCTATTGCTGGAATGCCTGTTTTAAACGTATGGAAGGCCGATCATGTTATTGTCATGAAGAGGTCTTTAG GTGTGGGGTATGCGGCAGTCGATAATCCTGTATTCTTTAAACCCAACACTTCAATGTTACTGGGAGATGCCAAGAAGACATGCGACGCCTTGTTACACAAAATTTCGcaagaaaattag